A DNA window from Phaeobacter sp. A36a-5a contains the following coding sequences:
- a CDS encoding IclR family transcriptional regulator: MAKAAPQSRETDGTVGKALAVLDQIAEAGRPMRFGEVLAASDHPKATLYRLVQTLTNQGMLSYDETHQTYAPGLRLVRLAHAAWRQSALAPVARPYLDKLSQDIGETIHLAQLDRGQVLYVDKRNAATPIEMFSQAGKIGPGYCTGVGKAMIAYLSREAQQDAIRRQAFFAHTPNTLATPEALMDELQQIRKDGVAFDREEHEPGIICIAVPILSEAGKVMGGLSITSSVQRRSLEELETLRPALMTTAKEIAAAAETWQFPN; encoded by the coding sequence ATGGCGAAAGCTGCGCCCCAATCGCGAGAGACAGATGGCACCGTTGGCAAGGCTCTGGCCGTGTTGGATCAGATCGCTGAAGCGGGCCGCCCAATGCGGTTCGGCGAGGTGCTGGCGGCCTCGGATCACCCCAAGGCGACGCTGTACCGGTTGGTGCAGACGCTGACCAATCAGGGGATGCTGTCCTATGATGAGACCCATCAGACCTATGCTCCGGGTTTGCGCCTGGTGCGATTGGCTCATGCTGCCTGGCGGCAAAGCGCGCTGGCTCCGGTGGCGCGGCCCTATCTGGACAAGCTGTCACAGGATATCGGCGAGACCATACATCTGGCGCAGCTGGATCGGGGGCAGGTACTCTACGTCGACAAGCGTAATGCGGCCACACCGATTGAGATGTTCAGCCAGGCGGGCAAAATAGGGCCGGGCTACTGTACCGGGGTGGGTAAGGCGATGATCGCGTATCTGTCGCGGGAGGCGCAGCAGGATGCGATCCGCAGGCAGGCGTTTTTTGCCCATACGCCCAACACGTTGGCCACGCCAGAGGCGCTGATGGACGAGTTGCAGCAGATCCGCAAAGACGGCGTTGCCTTCGACCGTGAAGAGCATGAACCGGGCATCATCTGCATTGCCGTTCCGATCCTGTCGGAGGCGGGCAAAGTGATGGGCGGGCTGTCGATCACCTCCTCCGTGCAGCGTCGCTCGCTGGAGGAGCTGGAGACGCTTCGACCAGCCCTGATGACAACCGCCAAGGAAATCGCGGCAGCGGCCGAGACCTGGCAATTTCCAAATTAA
- a CDS encoding ABC transporter ATP-binding protein, whose product MTGVTLAKAVKKYGDVQVIHDVDLTIEDGEFCVFVGPSGCGKSTLLRMIAGLEETSSGSIHIGERDVTRLDAADRGVAMVFQSYALYPHMTVEDNMGFGLKMTGHPKDAIREKVAEASRILKLDQYLKRKPKALSGGQRQRVAIGRAIVRGPDVFLFDEPLSNLDAELRVDMRVEIARLHKEIGATMIYVTHDQVEAMTLADKIVVLRAGRVEQVGSPMKLYADPDNRFVAGFIGSPSMNFLQATVSGGAVTVPALGGRRIAASVTLPEEGASVLVGLRPQHLSVVARDSDLILDLRERLGGVSYDYLRTPTGEKIIVETRGDEALPEGSAVALDFDDADAYFFDGTTELRLR is encoded by the coding sequence ATGACAGGGGTCACTCTGGCCAAGGCCGTCAAGAAATATGGTGACGTTCAGGTGATCCACGACGTGGACCTCACCATTGAGGACGGTGAGTTCTGCGTCTTTGTCGGCCCGTCCGGGTGCGGAAAGTCGACGCTGCTGCGGATGATCGCCGGGTTGGAGGAGACCAGCAGCGGCAGCATCCATATCGGTGAGCGGGATGTCACACGACTGGATGCGGCTGACCGTGGGGTTGCGATGGTTTTCCAGTCCTACGCGCTATATCCGCATATGACGGTTGAGGATAATATGGGGTTCGGGCTTAAGATGACCGGTCATCCCAAGGATGCGATCCGGGAAAAGGTGGCAGAGGCCAGCCGGATCCTGAAGCTGGATCAATACCTTAAACGCAAACCCAAGGCGCTGTCGGGCGGGCAGCGCCAGCGCGTCGCCATCGGACGTGCGATCGTGCGCGGGCCGGATGTCTTTCTCTTCGATGAGCCGCTGTCAAATCTCGATGCCGAGCTGCGCGTGGATATGCGGGTCGAGATCGCTCGGCTGCACAAGGAAATTGGCGCCACCATGATCTATGTGACCCATGATCAGGTGGAGGCGATGACGCTGGCAGACAAGATCGTCGTGCTTCGGGCCGGTCGCGTCGAACAGGTCGGCAGCCCGATGAAGCTATACGCCGATCCCGACAACCGCTTCGTCGCGGGGTTTATCGGCTCGCCGAGCATGAATTTCCTTCAAGCGACCGTTTCCGGCGGCGCGGTCACAGTACCCGCTCTTGGCGGCCGCCGGATCGCGGCCTCTGTCACGCTGCCTGAAGAGGGTGCATCGGTCCTTGTGGGATTGCGCCCGCAGCATCTCTCTGTCGTCGCCCGTGACAGCGATCTGATCCTTGATCTGCGCGAGCGGCTGGGCGGTGTGTCCTACGACTATCTACGCACCCCAACAGGCGAGAAGATCATTGTCGAAACACGGGGGGACGAGGCGCTGCCCGAAGGAAGCGCCGTCGCCTTGGATTTTGACGATGCTGACGCCTATTTCTTTGACGGGACGACAGAGCTGCGTCTGCGCTAG
- a CDS encoding SDR family oxidoreductase: MKVLVAGATGNTGRRVVEKLQRLGHQPIALIREGSDTSTLPPGTGTRRGDLTDLPTDVCEGCDGVIFAAGSGGDTSREMTDKVDRDGAKALVDLAKSSGVARFVMLSSIGAGDPDPKSELAHYLQAKHDADVYLEQSGLDYAILRPVRLTDGDGSGDLLFGEQVDPEGVAARGDVAATLADAVSNPAWSGKTKRMQSL, encoded by the coding sequence ATGAAAGTTCTTGTCGCAGGTGCTACTGGCAATACAGGCCGCCGGGTGGTGGAAAAACTTCAGCGCCTGGGCCATCAGCCCATCGCATTGATCCGGGAGGGGTCGGATACCAGCACGCTTCCACCCGGGACTGGCACGCGGCGCGGCGACCTTACCGACCTGCCTACGGATGTCTGCGAGGGGTGCGACGGTGTGATCTTTGCAGCAGGATCTGGCGGCGACACCTCTCGCGAAATGACGGACAAGGTTGATCGTGATGGCGCGAAGGCGCTTGTGGATCTTGCAAAATCATCGGGCGTGGCCCGGTTTGTCATGCTTAGTTCGATAGGAGCCGGCGATCCCGATCCCAAAAGCGAACTTGCCCATTACCTGCAGGCCAAACACGACGCGGATGTTTATCTGGAACAGTCGGGACTGGACTACGCGATCCTGCGCCCAGTACGTCTGACTGATGGCGACGGCAGCGGAGACCTGCTGTTCGGCGAGCAGGTCGATCCCGAAGGCGTCGCCGCACGAGGCGATGTCGCCGCAACCCTCGCAGATGCCGTCAGCAACCCGGCATGGTCGGGAAAAACAAAGCGGATGCAGTCACTGTAG
- a CDS encoding glutathione S-transferase family protein, whose protein sequence is MLKIHCLAYSRAIRLIWLMEDLGQPYDVTTYDRTDNFRAPESLAKIHPLGKSPVIEDADMKIAESATCLRYLSDRYGDSRHQPAPGTADALRHDELLDYVESSFAEVAMGVLLPALKGEDSGDEAKKALDLHLDYIAQQLPETGLLFGDQAALADIQFSYILANLAAIGALKDAPRVARYWTDLQAQDGYKAAVAKVGPMAPSF, encoded by the coding sequence ATGCTGAAGATCCACTGCCTCGCCTACTCCCGCGCAATTCGCCTGATCTGGCTGATGGAAGACCTCGGGCAACCCTATGATGTCACAACCTACGACCGCACGGATAACTTCAGGGCGCCTGAAAGCCTTGCCAAGATTCATCCGCTCGGCAAATCGCCTGTTATTGAGGACGCCGACATGAAGATAGCGGAATCGGCGACCTGCCTGCGGTATCTTTCTGATCGCTATGGTGACAGCCGCCATCAACCAGCTCCGGGGACAGCAGACGCATTGCGCCACGACGAGCTGCTCGACTACGTCGAGAGCTCCTTTGCCGAGGTTGCGATGGGCGTGCTCCTACCGGCCCTGAAGGGAGAGGATTCTGGAGATGAGGCCAAGAAAGCTCTGGACCTGCATCTGGACTACATCGCCCAGCAGCTTCCTGAAACGGGTTTGCTGTTTGGCGATCAGGCCGCGCTCGCCGATATCCAGTTCTCGTACATCCTCGCCAATCTGGCGGCGATTGGCGCGCTGAAGGATGCGCCGCGCGTCGCGCGCTACTGGACCGATCTGCAGGCACAGGATGGCTACAAGGCCGCAGTGGCGAAGGTGGGACCGATGGCCCCGTCGTTCTGA
- a CDS encoding DksA/TraR family C4-type zinc finger protein, producing MAGGWTRDGAVSEQIEASISDELARLRSRRAPVGESLTHCADCEEPIPEPRRKAIPGVKLCIECQQERDGAQQARGGINRRGSKDSQLK from the coding sequence ATGGCCGGAGGATGGACCCGCGATGGTGCGGTGAGTGAACAGATCGAAGCGTCAATCAGTGACGAGCTGGCGCGTCTCAGGTCGAGGCGCGCTCCGGTCGGTGAAAGCCTGACACATTGCGCCGATTGCGAGGAGCCGATCCCCGAACCGCGGCGTAAGGCGATCCCTGGCGTCAAACTCTGTATCGAGTGTCAGCAGGAACGCGACGGCGCCCAGCAGGCGCGTGGCGGAATCAATCGGCGCGGCTCCAAGGACAGCCAGCTGAAGTAA
- a CDS encoding serine/threonine protein kinase yields MAWSPEKTEVKSWNEWDTLRHVIVGRADDCHIPPEEPALDAKVPEDSDMRGQWGRRPQETIDRANELLDNFASQLRGRGIRVDRPVSIDHSQPVTTPDFHTDSQFGCMPPRDVLLTVGHEMLEATMSYRCRWFEYLNYRPLLQKYWEEDPRFRHEAAPKPRLTDADYHPDYLSDKIGVAKRLEWAAEKFFVTTEEEPLFDAADVLRFGKDLVVQHGFTTNLKGIEWLRRHFPDHRVHTVNFPGDPYPIHIDATFTPLRPGLILNNPQRRLPEEQREMFNKNGWEIVDAAQPAHNTPPPLCYSSTWLSMNVLVLDPKTVCVEKSEVYQAEQMDKLGMEVVEVELRDAYAFGGGLHCCTADVYRDGDCEDYFPHQ; encoded by the coding sequence ATGGCCTGGTCGCCGGAAAAAACCGAAGTCAAAAGCTGGAATGAATGGGACACGCTGCGCCATGTGATCGTGGGCCGTGCCGATGATTGCCACATCCCGCCGGAAGAACCCGCGCTGGATGCCAAGGTGCCGGAAGACAGCGACATGCGCGGCCAGTGGGGCCGCCGCCCGCAGGAGACCATCGATCGCGCCAACGAACTGCTGGACAATTTTGCCAGCCAGCTGCGCGGCCGCGGCATCCGGGTGGACCGCCCGGTTTCCATCGATCATTCCCAGCCCGTCACGACCCCGGACTTCCACACCGACAGCCAGTTCGGCTGCATGCCGCCGCGCGATGTGCTGCTGACCGTCGGCCATGAGATGCTGGAAGCGACGATGTCCTACCGCTGTCGCTGGTTCGAATACCTGAACTACCGCCCGCTATTGCAGAAGTACTGGGAAGAAGACCCCAGGTTTCGCCACGAAGCCGCCCCCAAGCCGCGCCTCACGGACGCAGATTACCACCCGGATTACCTCAGCGACAAGATCGGCGTGGCCAAGCGGCTGGAATGGGCGGCGGAGAAATTCTTTGTCACCACTGAGGAAGAGCCGCTGTTTGACGCCGCCGACGTGTTGCGCTTTGGCAAGGATCTGGTGGTGCAGCACGGCTTCACAACGAACCTCAAGGGCATTGAGTGGCTGCGCCGCCACTTCCCCGACCACAGGGTGCATACGGTTAACTTCCCGGGTGACCCGTACCCGATCCACATCGACGCAACGTTCACACCGCTGCGCCCGGGGCTGATCCTGAACAACCCGCAGCGCCGTCTGCCGGAAGAGCAGCGCGAGATGTTCAACAAGAACGGCTGGGAAATCGTTGACGCAGCACAGCCTGCCCACAACACCCCGCCGCCGCTGTGCTACTCCTCCACCTGGCTGTCGATGAACGTGCTGGTGCTGGATCCGAAAACCGTCTGCGTCGAGAAATCCGAGGTCTATCAGGCCGAGCAGATGGACAAGCTGGGCATGGAGGTGGTCGAGGTCGAGTTGCGCGACGCCTATGCCTTTGGCGGCGGGTTGCACTGCTGTACGGCAGATGTCTACCGCGACGGCGACTGCGAAGATTACTTCCCGCATCAGTGA
- a CDS encoding DUF995 domain-containing protein, with amino-acid sequence MFIFKKICVLAIVSALAATPVFAAGPDRKNRVSGQTVVELYSGKTWIWSKGGSYWAPDGSFQAVWEDSVGLGKWYATSKGQLCYEALWYSSEGGSGDQNKECFRHVADSKGQLWKYSDKDQSWYKPTKEFAERVKPGNKISSQVRKLRKKYGI; translated from the coding sequence ATGTTTATTTTCAAAAAAATTTGTGTTTTGGCGATTGTGTCAGCCCTGGCAGCGACGCCGGTTTTCGCAGCGGGCCCTGACCGGAAAAACCGCGTAAGCGGACAAACGGTTGTCGAGCTTTATTCCGGCAAGACATGGATCTGGAGCAAAGGGGGCTCGTATTGGGCGCCTGACGGGAGCTTCCAAGCCGTTTGGGAAGACAGCGTTGGCTTGGGGAAATGGTACGCAACCTCAAAGGGCCAGCTGTGCTATGAGGCGCTCTGGTACAGCAGCGAAGGCGGGTCCGGGGATCAGAACAAAGAATGCTTCCGCCATGTAGCAGACAGCAAGGGCCAGCTGTGGAAGTACAGCGACAAGGACCAATCATGGTACAAGCCGACGAAGGAGTTCGCCGAACGCGTGAAGCCCGGGAACAAGATCTCGTCACAGGTCCGCAAGCTGCGCAAGAAATACGGCATCTGA
- a CDS encoding M3 family oligoendopeptidase, with translation MFNAPFLDRDLMRDANANDAGGAGPDGLGNLPEWDLSDLYTSEDAAELDRDLNWLEKECASFASDYEGKLADLDADGLLACVVRNEKINAIAGRIMSFAGLRYYQLTTDADRAKFMSDMQEKVTIFTTPLVFFSLEINRIEDAALEAHFAANSDLARYKPIFDRIRAMKPYQLSDELEKFLHDLGVVGDAWERLFDETIAGLTFTVDGEELNIEGTLNLLTEQDRTKREAAARELARVFSDNIKIFARVHNTQAKEKEILDRWRGMPSPQMGRHLSNHVEPEVVEALREAVVAAYPKLSHRYYELKRKWLGLDRMQVWDRNAPLPMETSRTVKWEEARKMVMDAYSAFDPRMGDLAEPFFDKGWIDAAVKPGKAPGAFAHPTVTDVHPYVMLNYLGKPRDVMTLAHELGHGVHQVLAAEQGEMLSSTPLTLAETASVFGEMLTFRKMLENAKDKNERKILLAGKVEDMINTVVRQIAFYDFECKLHAARAEGELTPDDINALWMSVQAESLGEAFDFMEGYETFWTYVPHFVHSPFYVYAYAFGDGLVNALYSVYAEGAEGFEDKYFDMLKAGGSKHHKELLAPFGLDASDPTFWDKGLSMISEMIDELEAMEG, from the coding sequence ATGTTCAACGCTCCCTTCCTTGACCGCGACCTGATGCGAGACGCCAACGCCAATGATGCGGGCGGTGCCGGGCCGGATGGGCTGGGCAATCTGCCTGAATGGGATCTGAGCGACCTCTACACCTCTGAGGATGCGGCAGAGCTGGATCGCGACCTCAACTGGCTGGAGAAAGAATGCGCCAGTTTCGCCAGTGACTACGAAGGCAAACTGGCCGATCTGGATGCCGACGGTCTGCTGGCCTGCGTCGTGCGCAACGAGAAGATCAACGCCATCGCCGGGCGGATCATGTCCTTTGCTGGTCTGCGCTATTATCAGCTGACCACCGATGCCGACCGCGCCAAATTCATGTCCGACATGCAGGAGAAGGTAACGATCTTCACCACGCCGCTGGTGTTCTTCTCGCTTGAAATCAACCGGATTGAAGACGCGGCACTGGAGGCCCATTTCGCCGCCAACAGCGATCTCGCCCGCTACAAACCGATTTTTGACCGTATTCGCGCGATGAAGCCTTATCAGCTGTCTGACGAGCTGGAGAAATTCCTGCATGATCTGGGCGTTGTAGGCGACGCCTGGGAGCGGCTTTTTGACGAAACGATTGCCGGCCTCACCTTCACCGTTGACGGCGAAGAGTTGAACATCGAAGGCACGCTGAACCTGTTGACCGAACAAGACCGCACCAAGCGGGAAGCCGCGGCGCGCGAACTTGCCCGGGTTTTCTCCGACAACATCAAGATCTTTGCCCGTGTCCACAACACCCAGGCCAAGGAAAAGGAAATCCTGGACCGCTGGCGCGGGATGCCCTCTCCGCAGATGGGACGCCATCTCTCCAACCACGTCGAGCCGGAGGTCGTCGAGGCCCTGCGCGAAGCTGTGGTGGCCGCCTACCCCAAGCTGTCGCATCGCTATTACGAGCTGAAGCGCAAATGGCTGGGGCTGGACCGGATGCAGGTCTGGGACCGCAATGCGCCGCTGCCAATGGAGACCTCCCGCACCGTCAAATGGGAGGAGGCACGCAAGATGGTGATGGATGCCTATAGCGCTTTTGATCCGCGCATGGGCGATCTGGCAGAGCCGTTCTTTGACAAGGGCTGGATCGACGCCGCCGTGAAACCGGGCAAGGCGCCGGGGGCATTTGCTCACCCGACCGTCACCGATGTGCACCCCTATGTGATGCTGAACTACCTCGGCAAACCGCGCGATGTGATGACGCTCGCGCATGAGCTGGGCCACGGCGTGCATCAGGTACTTGCAGCCGAGCAGGGCGAAATGCTGTCGTCAACGCCGCTGACGCTGGCGGAAACCGCATCTGTATTCGGCGAGATGCTGACCTTCCGCAAGATGCTGGAAAACGCCAAGGACAAGAACGAGCGCAAGATCCTCTTGGCAGGCAAGGTCGAGGACATGATCAACACGGTCGTGCGCCAGATCGCGTTCTATGACTTTGAATGCAAATTGCATGCCGCCCGCGCCGAAGGCGAGCTGACCCCTGATGACATCAACGCGCTGTGGATGTCGGTACAGGCCGAGAGCCTTGGTGAAGCCTTTGATTTCATGGAAGGCTACGAGACCTTCTGGACCTATGTACCGCATTTTGTCCACTCCCCCTTCTACGTCTACGCCTATGCTTTTGGCGACGGGCTGGTGAACGCGCTCTACTCCGTCTACGCCGAGGGGGCCGAAGGGTTCGAGGACAAGTATTTCGACATGCTGAAGGCAGGCGGCTCCAAACACCACAAGGAACTTTTGGCGCCCTTTGGCCTGGATGCCTCTGATCCCACCTTCTGGGACAAGGGCCTAAGCATGATCTCCGAGATGATCGATGAGCTGGAAGCGATGGAGGGGTGA
- a CDS encoding alpha/beta hydrolase: protein MDARPMDLTPAPFFADIARGPDGGQAHWVSTSDGLRIRVGHWRPAGAEKGTLLLFPGRTEYIEKYGGAAQDLASRGYATLAIDWRGQGLADRMLPERLLGHVVAFRDFQKDVQAAVELADRLALPKPWFVLGHSMGGAIGLRAVMEGLPVKACIFSAPMWGIQIPPALRPVARLLSSMGDRFGIGAMRTPTTTLAPYVQASPFEGNSLTNDPEMYRLMQDQLAAQPDLSLGGPTVRWLGESLRECAALAKMPSPALPCITFLGTQEQIVNTAAIHDRMARWPGGELDLVEGAQHEVMMEGAETRRAIFDKITRLFDQYAD, encoded by the coding sequence ATGGACGCGCGCCCGATGGATCTGACCCCCGCTCCCTTCTTTGCCGATATCGCGCGAGGACCAGACGGCGGGCAGGCCCATTGGGTGAGCACCAGCGATGGCCTGCGCATCCGCGTGGGCCATTGGCGCCCTGCGGGCGCTGAGAAGGGCACGTTACTGCTGTTTCCCGGGCGCACCGAATATATCGAAAAATACGGAGGAGCTGCCCAGGATCTGGCAAGCCGAGGCTATGCAACGCTGGCAATCGACTGGCGCGGCCAGGGGCTGGCGGACAGGATGCTGCCGGAGCGGCTTCTGGGTCACGTCGTCGCCTTTCGCGATTTTCAGAAAGACGTCCAGGCGGCGGTTGAGCTGGCCGATCGGCTCGCTCTGCCGAAACCATGGTTCGTCCTCGGCCATTCTATGGGCGGCGCCATCGGTCTGCGCGCAGTCATGGAAGGGCTTCCGGTCAAAGCCTGCATTTTTTCCGCGCCGATGTGGGGAATTCAGATCCCGCCCGCGCTGCGGCCCGTGGCGCGGCTGCTCAGTTCTATGGGTGACCGGTTCGGCATCGGCGCAATGCGGACCCCGACGACAACCCTAGCCCCATATGTGCAGGCCAGCCCGTTCGAGGGCAATTCGCTCACCAATGATCCTGAGATGTACCGCCTGATGCAGGATCAGCTTGCGGCACAGCCCGATCTGTCGCTTGGCGGGCCGACCGTCCGATGGCTGGGCGAAAGCCTGCGAGAATGTGCAGCCCTTGCGAAAATGCCCTCACCCGCACTGCCCTGCATCACCTTCCTCGGCACACAGGAACAGATCGTCAATACGGCAGCCATTCATGACCGGATGGCGCGCTGGCCGGGGGGCGAACTGGATCTGGTCGAGGGCGCGCAGCATGAGGTGATGATGGAAGGGGCTGAAACCCGCCGCGCCATTTTTGACAAGATCACCCGTTTGTTCGATCAATACGCAGACTAG
- a CDS encoding SCP2 sterol-binding domain-containing protein, translating to MSETLTQAAETLNAKMDGGFDGSAKFDITGMGTIMLDQNGARVADEEAEVTMTADAETFQSIIEGELNPTTAFMSGKLTIDGDMGTAMKLASAMA from the coding sequence ATGAGCGAAACGCTGACCCAAGCAGCAGAAACGCTGAACGCAAAGATGGATGGTGGCTTTGACGGCTCCGCCAAATTCGACATCACCGGCATGGGCACCATCATGCTGGATCAGAACGGGGCCCGCGTCGCCGACGAAGAGGCAGAGGTCACCATGACCGCCGACGCAGAGACGTTTCAGTCCATCATCGAGGGTGAACTGAACCCGACCACGGCATTCATGAGCGGCAAGCTGACCATCGACGGTGACATGGGCACCGCGATGAAACTGGCATCGGCGATGGCCTGA
- a CDS encoding tetratricopeptide repeat protein has protein sequence MVAKFSNLKAIVAATSLTVLFSVPLQGHAQEVQGEADLLAALSDADPQEAIGLDRSLQALWNSSGSPAMDLLLKRGKDALDRGDTRIAIEHLTALTDHAPGFSMGWYERARAYFTAGLYGPAVADLEQTLMLNPNDYNAIFALGAMFEQFNDPQNAYEAYKRAQAIHPHHEAITSALDRLKTEVEGKEL, from the coding sequence ATGGTTGCAAAATTCTCCAATCTCAAAGCTATCGTGGCGGCAACGTCTTTGACAGTCCTGTTTTCCGTGCCTTTGCAAGGTCACGCTCAGGAGGTTCAGGGCGAGGCGGACCTGCTGGCCGCTTTGTCCGATGCCGACCCGCAGGAAGCCATCGGTCTGGACAGATCCCTGCAGGCGCTCTGGAACAGTAGCGGCTCGCCTGCGATGGACCTGCTTTTGAAACGTGGCAAGGACGCGCTGGACCGCGGCGATACCCGGATTGCCATCGAGCATCTGACTGCGCTGACCGATCATGCGCCAGGATTTTCCATGGGCTGGTACGAGCGGGCACGGGCGTATTTCACCGCGGGCCTCTATGGCCCTGCCGTGGCCGATCTGGAGCAGACGCTGATGCTGAACCCCAACGACTACAATGCGATTTTTGCGCTGGGGGCGATGTTCGAACAGTTCAATGACCCGCAAAACGCCTATGAGGCCTATAAAAGGGCGCAGGCTATACATCCGCACCACGAGGCGATAACCAGCGCGCTCGACCGGCTGAAGACCGAAGTCGAGGGCAAAGAGCTTTAG